The genomic window TGACCCATTTAATAAGTAAAATCTATTCATATAAAAACTAGGAAATTAACTAAGCACTCTTGGGATCCTTTTGAAGTTGGATCCTTAAGATTAAGGGTAGCAAGGCTTTCCTTCAGAAATGCTAGAATTACTAAGAAGATTGGCATCCAATTTTCCATGTTGACGATGTCCTCCACCTCTATTTCTATTTCCCCCTCTACCCGTGTTAAAGTTGTAACTATTTCTGCTCATGTTGCACATGTTTCCTCTTTGTTTATATTCGTTATCGCCGCTTCTTGTTGGTGTATGCTCCAAACTATGCTTATCTGTATTTAACTCGTTATTTGCTGGGATTTTCTGCTTCTCCTTCTCAATTTTTATTCCAAGATCTTTCCTCTGACTACTTGCTCTGCTTGTATTAAAATACGGCTTACTCCTGTTAAAACGGGATATTTCCTCAACTCTGTCGTTCAAAAcctgaattttattttcaagctgaaaaactaaatcCGAGTGGCGTTTAGCAGAATTTCTTAGCTCTTCGTTGAGCCTATCATAAGactctttaaatcttttctccctttctgaagcctcttttttctcttccagTAGCTGAAATGATAATTGAAATTTGTCATCAATTATTTTCCTCAGCTCTTCTGTGAGCCTATCAAATGACTCTTTGAATCTTTTCTCCTTTTCTGCAGCCTCTGTTTTTTCTTCCAGAATTTGAAATGAGAATTGTTCTTTTTCCTCAATAGCATTTTTTAGCTCTTCTTTGAGCCTATCAAACGACTCTTTggatcttttctctttttctgcagactcttttttctcttccagTAGTTGCACTTCTAGTTGCTCTTTTTCATCAACTGATTTCCTTAGCTCTTCTTTGAGCCTATCAAACGACTCTTtggatcttttctttttttctacagcctcttttttctcttccagTAGTTGCACTTCTAGTTGCTCTTTTTCATCAACTGATTTCCTTAGCTCTTCTTTGAGCCTATCAAATGACTCTTTGAATCTTTTCTCCTTTTCTGCAGCCTCTGTTTTTTCTTCCAGAATTTGAAATGAGAATTGTTCTTTTTCCTCAATAGCATTTCTTAGCTCTTCTTTGAGCCTATCAAACGACTCTTTggatcttttctctttttctgcagcctcttttttctcttccagTAGTTGCACTTCTAGTTGCTCTTTTTCATCAACTGATTTCCTTAGCTCTTCTTTGAGCCTATCAAACGACTCTTTggatcttttctctttttctgcagcctcttttttctcttccagTAGCTGCACTGCTAGTTGCTCTTTTTCATCAACTAATTTCCTTAGCTCTTCAGTCAGCCTATCAAATGACTCTTTGAATATTGTCTCCTTTTCTGCAGCCTCTGTTTTTTCTTCCAGAATTTGAAATGAGAATTGTTCTTTTTCCTCAATAGCATTTCTTAGCTCTTCTTTGAGCCTATCAAACGACTCTTTGGATCTTTTCTCCTTTTCTGCagcctcttttttctcttccagTAGTTGCACTGCTAGTTTCTCTTTTTCATCAACTGATTTCCTTAGCTCCTCTGTGAGCCTATCAAATGACTCTTTGCATCTTTTATCCTTTTCTGCAGcctctgttttttcttctagtgGTTGAAACGAGGATTGTTCTTTTTCCTCAACTGTGTTTCGTACCTGTTCTTTGGGTTCACTATACTTTCTGATGGCCCACCACACTGCTATGCCAACACATGAGACTGGAATACTGATTGCAAGTGTTTTCATATCTTTCGCtttcaaatgtttttcttaACTAATTCCTATTGCATGCGACGCTTCGTATATATAATAGgtatgacgtcatttttgtcgaaCTACAATGATGCTTATACGAGGAGTGACGTCATACTTTTTGCACCCGTGTAATGCTTGCTTAATTTGAAATGACGTCATCGCATTAGATAAAAGTATCGAGGGCATCAATGTTAGCAATCTTTTTTCCCTCCTGCATCATCTTGTGTCAATTCACACCCGGAAGGCAGTGACTTCCTAAGATTGTTCTCTTGTTGCTTCAGGTTTGTGAAGGTTTCAGGGtagtttcacttttttttaagtgttacaaaagtgaaagtaaataattaaaatcatatgttaaatttgacaacgcttacCGTCCGTACAAATTGAAACATTTGCAACATGATGGTTCCCAAAGACAATTTTACCGACAAACAAAACCTACAACttctttaggtttttttttatatatatctttttccATTCATTTCGCTGATTTTCACTCCATTGTAATCAGAGGTCCTAGTACCCTTTTAAAGATTCAAATGGATCGGAGAGTGGATACCCCCAGACAGcacatattttcccaaaatacaactGATAGAAATCTTGAGATCATTatttttgtcgtagaaacttcaaaaaaggtttATTTAACTGGacattgaaaaaaccttttttaatagtcaaaaatgattgcaGGGCAACGAGCCTCCCCATTCttatcaattcccaaaacacatctaatcaaaattctgagatgaccAATTCGTTCaccgtagttgaaagatctggaaattatatctttgaggataacatcACCACCACCCCTCAGAGGTCTCAGCACAAGGGTTATAAGCTATGCCCCGAGgacatataatatttttatggaaagaTCGGTCATATAAATCCTGGAGGGGGTTTATTTGactggaaatcagatgttcttgttccctttttaagagtcaaagtgatcgtgGGCAGCCACCCCCTGCCCCCTCCCTCTACGCTTTATTTTCCACAAATACATCTAATAAAAattggagctcatttgattgtaagttggaagttttagtgccctttttaagtcacagtgttaaggtgaaatttaaactaaattaagaCACTATGTGAATGctcattgtcaaaatagcgcatctcaagaattgatttgggtattaagttgaaactttcagagaatacttaaagggaatGATGATGtcaccaaaagacaatatgtcaCTATTGCTAATACTAGTGTTACTTCtccatttactactactactagaactaattctattgcaactacttgtagggCTAAGAGCCTTGAGATAAAACCTTCAagaagtatataaatatataagttaaggtttaagggtaagttgtgcgaattttgaactagccagaaggcaatgtaactaatgacgctaaaagtattaagatgaaacttttagggaacgtttagaaGTTACAATTAAAGGAAAAGACTGTATGCaagcaggttttcaaaagggcatataagcaatatcataggcagcaccgttctataatagctaaaaatatCATAGAAACTTTCAAAGGAGCTAATTaaactcaaacttaaaagttcttgtgccgtttttaagagtagccaaagattggagggcaagcagcccttttctcaagtcccttcattttccaaccgcatccagtcaaaattttgaggcagtcattttgttcagcatagaaGAACGGTCAGCAAACTATTTTTTACAGATATTAAgcatgtcaacccccccccccacggccGTTACGCATGGAGGGAGGTGTGAGAAGCCCCCGCCAAGGTTTTTAGTCACTCGGTAAGAAAGAGTAGTCGGTAAAATCGTGTCGATTTTTCTGATGGcactaaaattctttgttcgGTTCAATAAAGACCAGGAAAACACT from Artemia franciscana chromosome 10, ASM3288406v1, whole genome shotgun sequence includes these protein-coding regions:
- the LOC136031701 gene encoding trichohyalin-like, which translates into the protein MKTLAISIPVSCVGIAVWWAIRKYSEPKEQVRNTVEEKEQSSFQPLEEKTEAAEKDKRCKESFDRLTEELRKSVDEKEKLAVQLLEEKKEAAEKEKRSKESFDRLKEELRNAIEEKEQFSFQILEEKTEAAEKETIFKESFDRLTEELRKLVDEKEQLAVQLLEEKKEAAEKEKRSKESFDRLKEELRKSVDEKEQLEVQLLEEKKEAAEKEKRSKESFDRLKEELRNAIEEKEQFSFQILEEKTEAAEKEKRFKESFDRLKEELRKSVDEKEQLEVQLLEEKKEAVEKKKRSKESFDRLKEELRKSVDEKEQLEVQLLEEKKESAEKEKRSKESFDRLKEELKNAIEEKEQFSFQILEEKTEAAEKEKRFKESFDRLTEELRKIIDDKFQLSFQLLEEKKEASEREKRFKESYDRLNEELRNSAKRHSDLVFQLENKIQVLNDRVEEISRFNRSKPYFNTSRASSQRKDLGIKIEKEKQKIPANNELNTDKHSLEHTPTRSGDNEYKQRGNMCNMSRNSYNFNTGRGGNRNRGGGHRQHGKLDANLLSNSSISEGKPCYP